AAAATATCGATAAAAATAGAATTCCCCATACCTGTAAAGAAAAAGTAAATATGAGTTCGTTTTAAGAAAAATCTTTTAATTTTAGTTCTGCTTACATTGCTCTAAAGAGCTGTTATTGTTCTTGAAATAGGTATATTTAGAACTATGAAACCAGCAGAGAATTATATTTATAATCAACCGGAACCGTTTAGGGGTATTTTAATGCATTTGCAAGTGATGATTGAAACTACTTTACCAGATGTGGAACTGAAGTATAAATGGAATATTCCTTGCTTTTATATTGGTAAATCGCCCATCTGCTATTTAAACGCATCACATAAAAAAAAGTTTGTAGATATTGCATTTTGGAATTCCGCACACCTTACAAAACATTTAAACGTACTAATTTCTGAAAACAGAAAAGTAGTACGTTCATTGCGATATAGTACTCTTGAAGATATTGATAACAATATATTAATTGATGTTTTAAAAGATGCTTATTCCGTCCGCCAGAACGGATTTTATAAAAAAGAAGACATCAATTAAAACTCATTAACAACAGCTCTCAACGCCACTAAGTCTGTCAATAACTTTTTCATCAATCCTAAATCTAACATGTTTGCGCCATCACTTTTTGCATTGGCACAATCGAAATGGGTTTCTATGAAAAGTCCGTCTACTCCGGCAGCGATTCCTGCACGTGCCATTGTTCCAATTAATGCTGGTCTACCACCTGTAACACCCGATGATTGATTGGGTTGTTGTAAGGAATGTGTTACATCTAAAACTACAGGTGCATATTGTTTCATGGTAGGTACACCTCTAAAATCGACAATCATATCTTGGTAGCCGAACATGGTGCCACGATCGGTAATGATAGCTTGCTGGTTTCCAGTTTCGGTAACTTTATTTACCGCATGCTTCATACTTTCCGGACTCATAAATTGTCCTTTTTTAATGTTTACCGTTTTGCCTGTCTCTGCAGCGGCAACCACTAAATCGGTTTGGCGTGCTAAAAAAGCAGGAATTTGTAATACATCTACATACTCCGCAGCCATAGCAGCATCTTGCTCTGTATGTATGTCCGTTACCGTTGGTATTTTAAAAGTTTCAGAAACTTTTCTTAATATTTTCAACGCCTTTTCATCACCAATACCCGTAAAAGAATCTAACCTGCTACGGTTCGCCTTTTTAAAACTTCCTTTAAAAACATAAGGTATTTTAAGCTCGTCGGTTAAGGTTACAATATGTTCTGCAATACGCAACGCCATATCTTCACCTTCAATGGCACATGGACCAGAGAGAAGAAAAAAGTTATTGCTATCTGTATGTTTTATCTGTGGTAGTAAGGATAGGTTCATTCGTCGAATATTTTTAAACAAAGATACTATTTTAAGAAGCGTACTGTTCTATTAAGATAAGATTGTCGAAAACCCAAATCGAAAATGTATTTTAAGCGCTACTTCCCTTTATTTCTGTTTTTTGTTCTTGTGAATCAAGTAAATGCCCAGTTTGGGAAAAATTGCGAATTAAGACAGATGAAAATAAATATTCTAAATCCTGGGTTTGAATATGAAATGGCGCTAGGGACCAATACTACTTTTGATATTAAAGCCGGATTACAATTTGCTTTAGATCCACTTTTACCTGATGTATATGAAGAGCTGGCTTTTATGCCGGCCATTGCCGGACAGTATCGCTATTACTATAACTTCGAAAATCGTCAACGCAACAGAAGACAAATTTATGGTAACTCGGCAAACTATATAGCTCCGGCTGCCGCTGTGTTTTTTCCAGGTACCCGTACTATTGAAAATAATATCGTAAAAGGTGCTTTTGGTTATGCAGGTGTGGTCACTGGGTTACAGCGCAGTTTTAACTCAGGCTTCAATTTTTCTGTTGATGTAGGCGCTGCTTATTATACAGGGCAGTTTAATGGCGCTATTTATCCCGTTGCTAATTTAAGTATTGGTTGGATCGTTAGTGAAAAACGATGGTGCGTAGGCAGGTAAAGCCGTAAGTAATTTCATAATATTTCTTTAAAAGAAGTTGTAACATGTGTATAAACCAGTAGTTTTAAATGCAACTTTAAACGAACCACATGAATAAAATTACCCTCATTGCCTTTTTATTGGCAGCACAGTTTGGATTTTCTCAAATAAATGGAATAACCGAAAAAGGTTCTGGTATTGTTAATTTAGAAAAACACCAATTTAAGTTTAATTTTTTTAATCCGGGTATTAGCTACGAATTTGGCATTTTTAGAAATCAAACGGTTTCTACAGATGTGGGGTTAGGTGCTGCTACCTATGAAGAAGGGTACGCCTATGGTTTGGCCATGAATAATAGATATCGGTATTATCATAATTTTCAAAGACGCTTAGATCGCGATAAAAATGTTTCTGGTAATTCTGGAAATTATATTGCAGCGGCACAAGCTATTTTCTTTTCTCAATTACGCCTTTCTACCAATATTCAAGGACCCAGTGATTTTAATTTAGGGTTTTATGGAATGGTATACGGTGTTCAACGTACCTACCCTAAAGGGTTTAATTTTAATGCCGAACTAGGGGCAGGATTTTATAAAGGGGACGGTGTTCCAGATGGTTACGGGCCACTTGTAAGTTTTAAATTTGGTTGGGTTGCTACTAAACGGAAATCTAGAAAACCAACCTTTGATTAAACTGGCCTAATAGTTGATAATGAACTCATCTTGACTTTTTCTTTTACCTACGAATTATACATTTTGCACCCTAATTTTGTCATTGTTGAGTTCCGTAGCTATGGCTATGTAAATAAAAAATGACTTCATTACGGCACAAAAGCCATAATTCTCGGTTCCAAATAAAAAGTTAAGATGAGTTCAATAACCTACAAGACAAAAACCAATCTAAAACATGAAAAAAATCATCTTCGTCGCAGCTATTTTTATGATTACTTTTTACAGTAATGCCCAGTCTGGTCAATTTGTTGAAGACGGACTGTTAAAAGCAAATCTTTTATTACCTGGGGTCTCTTATGAGTTTGGAGTAGGTAAGAGGACAACCATAAATACAGAAGCTATTATTGGTTTTGCACTTAGGGGGGCATCTAATGTAGAAACACAATTTGGTTTATATCCTGGTTTTGCGGCCGATTTTAGATACTATAACAACTTTAATAGAAGAATTTCCAAAGGAAAAAATAGTACTGGGAATACAGGTAATTATTTCGGTTTTTTAAATCAATTTCAATTTGGCACACCTATAATTGGCGATTTGGAATATGCTTCGGACTATTATTATAATGTTGCTTTGGTATATGGTTTACAGCGTACGTACAAGAAAGGATTCTATTTTAGCCTTGCTTTTGGACCAGGAGTTTTTGTAAATGAGTTTAATACGGATGCGGGTGTTTTAATAGATGCTAGACTTGGTTGGGTAATAGGTGGTAGAAAAAAGCAGTAATTTTATTAGCGAACTCGCTCAAAATCAATAAGATAAAAATAACATAAGTTTAAGTGTAGCTATTAATATTTAAAGTATCTTTGCACGCTTAAAATAGACCTTATGTCCACTACAAAGAATATTGCGATCATTGCGCACGTTGACCACGGTAAAACCACCTTGGTCGACAAAATAATGTACCACTGTAGCTTGTTTCGTGAAAACGAAAATACAGGCGATTTAATTTTGGATAATAACGATTTGGAAAGAGAACGTGGTATTACCATTACTTCCAAGAACGTTTCCGTTATATATAAGGATACTAAAATAAATATTATCGATACGCCTGGTCACGCCGATTTTGGTGGTGAAGTTGAACGTGTATTGAACATGGCAGATGGTGTTTTGTTATTGGTAGATGCTTTTGAAGGACCAATGCCACAAACTCGTTTTGTATTGCAAAAGGCAATTGATTTAGGTTTAAAACCTTGTGTTGTTATTAATAAAGTAGATAAAGAAAACTGTACTCCAGAAGAAGTTCATGAGAAAGTGTTCGATTTAATGTTCGAATTGGGTGCCGAAGAATGGCAGTTAGACTTCCCTACCGTTTATGGTTCTGCGAAGAATAATTGGATGAGTGACGATTGGAAGAATGTTACAACCAATATAGAGCCTCTTTTAGACATGGTTATTGAGCATGTTCCTACTTTTGAGCCAAAAGAAGGGAATACGCAAATGTTGATTACTTCTTTAGATTTCTCATCTTTTACGGGTAGAATTGCAATTGGGAGATTACAAAGAGGAACGTTAAAAGAAAATCAGCAAATATCTTTAGTTAAACGCGATGGTTCTATCGTAAAATCTAAGATTAAAGAACTTTATGTATTTGAAGGCCTTGGACGTAAGAAGGTACAGGAAGTAGAAAC
The genomic region above belongs to Maribacter hydrothermalis and contains:
- a CDS encoding DUF1801 domain-containing protein; the encoded protein is MKPAENYIYNQPEPFRGILMHLQVMIETTLPDVELKYKWNIPCFYIGKSPICYLNASHKKKFVDIAFWNSAHLTKHLNVLISENRKVVRSLRYSTLEDIDNNILIDVLKDAYSVRQNGFYKKEDIN
- the kdsA gene encoding 3-deoxy-8-phosphooctulonate synthase, whose product is MNLSLLPQIKHTDSNNFFLLSGPCAIEGEDMALRIAEHIVTLTDELKIPYVFKGSFKKANRSRLDSFTGIGDEKALKILRKVSETFKIPTVTDIHTEQDAAMAAEYVDVLQIPAFLARQTDLVVAAAETGKTVNIKKGQFMSPESMKHAVNKVTETGNQQAIITDRGTMFGYQDMIVDFRGVPTMKQYAPVVLDVTHSLQQPNQSSGVTGGRPALIGTMARAGIAAGVDGLFIETHFDCANAKSDGANMLDLGLMKKLLTDLVALRAVVNEF